The Sphingobacterium bambusae genome includes a window with the following:
- the thrS gene encoding threonine--tRNA ligase, whose translation MINITLPDGSVRQYEKGTTAMQVALSISEGLARNVLAAEVNGEVWDASRAIEDDAHVKLLTWNDDKGKSTFWHSSAHLLAEALEALYQGVKFGIGPSIETGFYYDVDFGDREFSSDEFKQIEDKMLELAKKKEVFERKAVSKADALAYFTEKGDEYKLDLIKDLEDGKITFYSQGNFTDLCRGPHIPNTGVIKAIKLTNVAGAYWRGDESRKQLTRIYGVTFPKASELADYVRFIEEAKKRDHRKLGKELELFAFSEKVGAGLPLWLPKGAALRQKLQDFLQRAQVKAGYEPVVTPHIGHKQLYVTSGHYEKYGADAFQPIHTPVEGEEFFLKPMNCPHHCEIYKTKPRSYKDLPVRFAEFGTVYRYEQSGELHGLTRVRGFTQDDAHLFCRPDQVKEEFKKVIDLVLYVFGALGFDNFTAQVSLRDPENKTKYIGSDENWALAEAAIMEAASEKNLPTVVEYGEAAFYGPKLDFMVKDALGRKWQLGTIQVDYNLPERFELEYTGSDNQKHRPVMIHRAPFGSLERFVAVLIEHCAGQFPLWLAPEQFIVLPVSEKYEDSAKNLLESLNNSDIRGLIDLRDEKVGRKIRDAEVKKIPYMLIVGEKETESGTVSVRKHGSVDLGSMDPQAFKELLIKEITV comes from the coding sequence ATGATTAACATTACATTGCCTGACGGATCCGTTCGTCAGTATGAAAAAGGAACTACTGCAATGCAGGTTGCCTTGTCGATTTCTGAAGGTCTAGCTAGAAATGTCTTAGCGGCAGAAGTAAATGGAGAAGTATGGGATGCTTCTCGCGCTATCGAAGATGATGCTCATGTTAAATTGCTGACATGGAATGATGACAAGGGTAAATCTACTTTTTGGCATTCCTCCGCCCATTTACTGGCAGAAGCATTGGAGGCGCTTTATCAGGGCGTTAAATTCGGTATTGGTCCATCTATTGAGACTGGCTTTTACTATGATGTTGATTTTGGCGATCGCGAATTTTCATCCGATGAGTTCAAGCAGATAGAAGACAAGATGTTGGAACTGGCTAAAAAGAAAGAAGTTTTTGAACGCAAAGCTGTTTCGAAAGCTGATGCTTTGGCTTACTTTACCGAAAAGGGAGATGAATATAAATTGGATCTAATCAAGGATCTAGAGGATGGAAAGATCACATTTTACTCACAGGGTAATTTTACCGATTTGTGTCGTGGTCCGCACATTCCAAATACAGGCGTTATAAAAGCAATTAAGCTTACCAATGTTGCCGGTGCTTATTGGCGCGGCGATGAAAGCCGCAAACAATTAACACGTATTTATGGTGTTACTTTTCCAAAAGCTTCCGAGCTAGCGGATTACGTGCGGTTTATCGAGGAAGCGAAAAAAAGAGATCACCGTAAGTTGGGAAAAGAGCTTGAGCTTTTCGCTTTTTCCGAGAAAGTAGGCGCTGGCCTGCCTTTGTGGTTGCCCAAGGGAGCTGCTCTCCGTCAAAAATTGCAAGATTTTCTGCAACGTGCGCAGGTGAAAGCAGGATATGAGCCTGTAGTTACACCACATATCGGTCATAAGCAACTTTACGTCACCTCCGGTCACTACGAGAAATATGGTGCAGATGCATTTCAACCTATACACACGCCAGTAGAAGGTGAGGAGTTTTTCTTAAAGCCGATGAACTGTCCGCATCACTGCGAGATTTACAAGACGAAACCACGTTCTTATAAAGATCTTCCGGTACGTTTTGCAGAGTTTGGTACCGTTTATCGTTATGAGCAATCGGGCGAATTGCACGGATTGACTCGCGTACGTGGATTTACACAGGATGATGCCCACCTTTTCTGTCGTCCTGACCAAGTGAAAGAAGAGTTTAAAAAGGTCATCGACTTGGTGCTGTATGTGTTCGGTGCTTTAGGTTTTGATAATTTTACGGCGCAGGTATCTCTTCGCGATCCGGAAAATAAAACGAAATATATTGGTTCCGATGAGAATTGGGCGTTGGCGGAGGCCGCAATTATGGAGGCTGCATCGGAGAAGAATCTACCTACCGTCGTGGAGTATGGCGAGGCCGCGTTTTACGGACCAAAGCTAGATTTTATGGTGAAAGATGCGCTCGGCCGCAAATGGCAGTTGGGTACCATTCAGGTAGACTATAATTTGCCAGAGCGTTTTGAATTGGAATACACAGGAAGCGACAATCAAAAACATCGCCCGGTAATGATTCATCGTGCTCCTTTCGGTTCATTGGAGCGTTTCGTGGCGGTGTTGATTGAGCATTGCGCTGGACAGTTTCCGTTATGGCTTGCGCCTGAGCAGTTTATCGTCTTGCCGGTGTCAGAAAAATATGAAGATTCTGCAAAAAATCTTTTAGAATCCCTAAATAATTCCGATATTCGCGGACTGATTGACCTTCGCGATGAGAAGGTGGGTCGTAAGATACGTGACGCCGAGGTTAAAAAAATCCCCTATATGTTGATTGTAGGGGAAAAAGAGACCGAAAGTGGCACAGTTTCTGTTCGTAAACATGGGTCTGTAGATTTAGGTTCAATGGATCCCCAAGCATTTAAGGAATTATTAATTAAAGAAATAACAGTTTAA
- a CDS encoding 2'-5' RNA ligase family protein yields the protein MATEYISIVFQPCEKGIRFIAAVKERVKRLLNKWYPSCHSTAHVTICRMEVTEEQLQRVIALLAERMRYEHAQHIYFDSFSTYPNSGTFFIDPTVQSKAFLLQKMRNVIAEAEKVTRVDKSKSPHLTISRGLDMDNLREVKNQDEFKTLDFDFFCKGIVLRHFDGEKKQYVPFLEIPFGNESKPGLEGGQLSFGF from the coding sequence ATGGCTACGGAATATATATCTATTGTCTTTCAACCTTGTGAAAAAGGTATTCGCTTTATCGCTGCTGTAAAGGAGCGTGTAAAACGTCTATTGAACAAATGGTACCCAAGTTGCCATTCCACGGCGCACGTTACTATCTGCAGAATGGAGGTTACGGAAGAACAGTTACAACGTGTGATTGCCTTACTGGCTGAGCGTATGCGTTACGAACATGCACAACACATCTATTTCGATAGTTTCTCTACTTACCCAAATTCCGGCACCTTTTTTATTGACCCCACCGTACAGTCGAAAGCCTTTCTTTTGCAGAAAATGCGTAACGTCATAGCAGAGGCGGAGAAAGTAACGCGTGTTGACAAGAGTAAGTCTCCACATTTAACGATTAGTCGTGGATTAGATATGGACAATCTTCGCGAGGTTAAAAATCAAGATGAATTCAAGACATTGGATTTTGATTTTTTCTGCAAAGGGATTGTGTTACGTCACTTTGACGGGGAGAAGAAACAGTACGTTCCTTTTTTAGAAATACCTTTTGGTAACGAGTCAAAACCAGGCTTGGAAGGAGGGCAGCTGAGCTTCGGCTTTTAA
- the rpmI gene encoding 50S ribosomal protein L35 codes for MPKVKTNSSAKKRFKLTGTGKIARKSAYKSHILTKKTTKQKRNLTKTGYVHEADMGNVKRMLAIGK; via the coding sequence ATGCCAAAAGTAAAAACCAATTCCAGCGCGAAAAAACGCTTTAAATTGACTGGAACAGGTAAAATTGCAAGAAAAAGCGCTTACAAAAGCCACATCTTGACAAAGAAAACCACAAAGCAAAAACGTAACTTGACAAAAACCGGTTATGTTCATGAAGCTGACATGGGTAATGTAAAACGTATGCTTGCTATAGGTAAGTAA
- a CDS encoding 7-carboxy-7-deazaguanine synthase QueE: MSNQVPEDGTLLPLMEEFYTIQGEGYHTGKAAYFIRLGGCDVGCHWCDVKESWDANLHPLTPADTIVEHAKQHPAKTVVITGGEPLIYNLDYLTRQLKAAGIQTFIETSGAYPLSGFWDWICLSPKKFKGPRPDVLNAAGELKVIVFNKSDFQWAEEHAKFVGKNCKLYLQPEWSKAGEMTPLIIDYVKENPQWEISLQTHKYLNIP; the protein is encoded by the coding sequence ATGTCAAATCAAGTCCCAGAAGACGGTACGTTGCTTCCTTTGATGGAAGAGTTTTACACGATACAAGGCGAAGGGTATCACACTGGAAAAGCAGCATACTTCATCCGTTTGGGCGGATGCGATGTAGGTTGTCATTGGTGCGATGTCAAAGAGAGCTGGGATGCAAATCTTCATCCTTTAACACCGGCAGACACCATTGTCGAACATGCCAAGCAGCATCCGGCCAAGACGGTGGTGATCACAGGGGGCGAACCTTTGATTTACAATTTGGATTATTTGACAAGACAATTAAAAGCAGCCGGCATACAAACATTCATCGAAACATCTGGGGCTTATCCGCTTTCTGGATTTTGGGATTGGATATGTTTATCCCCAAAAAAATTCAAAGGTCCGCGTCCTGATGTGTTGAATGCCGCAGGTGAACTGAAGGTCATTGTGTTCAACAAAAGTGATTTTCAATGGGCAGAAGAACACGCCAAATTTGTGGGCAAGAACTGCAAGCTCTATCTACAGCCCGAATGGTCAAAAGCCGGAGAGATGACACCGCTCATTATTGACTATGTAAAGGAAAATCCGCAATGGGAGATATCGTTGCAAACACATAAGTATTTGAATATTCCATAA
- a CDS encoding Gfo/Idh/MocA family protein, producing MLNRRDFIINGSLLAGTAALASPVFGESSVGMTKTIRVGLIGCGGRGTGAIFQALDADPDVQVTALADVFEDNLANTLASLKEKYGARIKVDEKTSFLGFDAYERLIKSNVDVVLLCTPPNFRPAHLTLAIQEGKHVFCEKPVAIDIPGLHQVEAAVKLAKEKKLCLVSGFCFRYSFPNREIISRVHAGAIGDIKSISTFRHGGELSYKERQPSWSDMAYQLRNWYYYQRYSGDMIVEQTIHSLDYMSWILNDELPKKVTATGGRQSRPWNKFGNVYDHFTVEYEYNNGFRGFHFGRQQNGTTPRNTVEAMGTKGYVDVALNSNYEIIGEQPWKNKARLNNMYQTQHDELFKAIRNGVAVNDGDFMVKSTLLAIWGRLSAYSGKSIGYEEVINLQGRLGPAVEDYHWDMNIDELTIARPGSYKLT from the coding sequence ATGTTGAATCGTAGAGATTTTATAATAAATGGAAGCTTACTGGCCGGAACGGCGGCGCTAGCAAGTCCAGTTTTTGGTGAAAGTAGCGTCGGAATGACAAAAACGATACGTGTTGGGCTTATCGGTTGTGGGGGGCGCGGGACTGGAGCCATTTTTCAAGCGCTGGATGCGGATCCTGACGTGCAGGTAACGGCGCTGGCAGATGTCTTCGAAGACAACCTCGCTAATACGTTAGCTTCTCTTAAGGAGAAGTATGGAGCACGTATAAAAGTCGACGAAAAGACCTCTTTTTTGGGTTTCGATGCGTACGAGCGATTGATTAAATCGAATGTCGATGTGGTTTTGCTTTGTACGCCTCCTAATTTCAGACCCGCACATCTTACTCTAGCCATTCAGGAGGGTAAACATGTGTTTTGCGAGAAGCCTGTAGCTATAGATATCCCTGGTTTGCATCAGGTAGAAGCTGCTGTAAAATTGGCGAAAGAAAAGAAACTCTGCCTTGTGAGCGGTTTTTGCTTTCGTTATTCCTTTCCGAATAGGGAAATCATTTCGCGTGTGCATGCTGGAGCGATTGGCGATATCAAGTCTATCTCCACTTTTCGTCATGGGGGCGAATTAAGCTATAAAGAGAGGCAACCATCTTGGAGCGATATGGCTTACCAGTTGCGCAACTGGTACTACTACCAGCGCTATTCGGGCGATATGATCGTCGAACAGACGATTCACAGCTTGGATTACATGTCTTGGATTTTAAACGACGAGCTACCGAAAAAGGTGACGGCTACAGGTGGAAGGCAGAGTCGGCCTTGGAATAAGTTCGGAAACGTTTATGACCACTTTACCGTGGAGTATGAATACAATAACGGTTTTCGCGGTTTCCATTTCGGTCGTCAACAGAATGGAACGACTCCTCGGAATACGGTGGAGGCCATGGGCACGAAAGGGTATGTAGACGTGGCGTTGAATAGTAACTACGAAATTATTGGTGAGCAGCCTTGGAAAAATAAGGCCCGACTTAATAATATGTACCAAACACAGCACGATGAGCTTTTTAAAGCTATTCGAAATGGTGTTGCAGTGAATGATGGCGATTTTATGGTGAAATCGACTTTGCTGGCTATTTGGGGACGATTGTCAGCCTATTCCGGGAAGTCTATAGGCTATGAGGAGGTGATCAACCTGCAGGGACGTTTAGGTCCTGCTGTGGAAGACTATCATTGGGATATGAACATTGATGAACTAACCATCGCTCGGCCGGGATCATATAAATTAACGTAG
- the infC gene encoding translation initiation factor IF-3 produces the protein MRKKEPEHRINEFIRVPEVRLVGDNVEQGIIPTRKALELADGLELDLVEISPNAVPPVCRIIDYSKFIYEQKKKQKEIKANAKQTVIKEIRFGPNTSDHDFEFKLKHAMKFLESGEKVRAYVHFKGRAIVFKEQGEILLLRFAQALEDYGKVELFPKLEGKRMFLTLAPKAVKK, from the coding sequence ATGAGAAAGAAAGAACCAGAACACCGCATTAACGAATTCATCAGAGTGCCAGAGGTACGTCTGGTAGGCGATAATGTAGAACAGGGGATTATTCCCACTCGTAAAGCATTGGAACTTGCTGACGGACTGGAACTTGACTTAGTGGAAATTTCGCCAAATGCCGTTCCGCCTGTTTGTCGGATAATCGACTACAGTAAATTTATTTACGAACAGAAAAAGAAACAAAAAGAAATCAAGGCGAATGCCAAGCAAACAGTCATCAAAGAGATCCGTTTCGGTCCTAACACCAGCGATCACGATTTTGAGTTTAAGCTTAAGCATGCCATGAAATTTTTGGAAAGTGGAGAGAAGGTGCGCGCATATGTTCATTTCAAGGGACGTGCCATTGTCTTTAAAGAACAGGGTGAAATTCTTTTATTGCGTTTTGCCCAAGCTTTAGAAGACTATGGTAAAGTAGAGCTGTTCCCGAAATTGGAAGGTAAACGCATGTTTTTAACATTGGCTCCAAAAGCGGTAAAAAAATAA
- the rplT gene encoding 50S ribosomal protein L20: protein MPRSVNAVASRRRRKRILKLAKGYFGSRSKVYTIAKNTVEKGLQYAYRDRKTKKREFRALWIQRINAGARQHGISYSQLIGKLNAKNIGLNRKVLADLALNNPDAFKAVVDAVK from the coding sequence ATGCCACGTTCGGTTAACGCAGTAGCTTCGAGAAGAAGAAGAAAAAGAATCTTGAAATTAGCTAAAGGCTATTTCGGATCAAGAAGCAAAGTTTATACTATTGCTAAAAATACAGTAGAAAAAGGTTTACAGTACGCATACCGCGACCGTAAAACCAAAAAACGCGAGTTCAGAGCTTTATGGATTCAGCGTATCAACGCAGGTGCTCGTCAACACGGAATTTCTTATTCGCAGTTGATTGGTAAATTAAACGCTAAAAACATTGGCTTAAACCGTAAGGTGTTAGCTGATTTAGCCTTAAATAATCCTGATGCTTTCAAAGCAGTTGTTGACGCCGTAAAATAG
- a CDS encoding OmpA family protein, whose protein sequence is MADIRHRLCILFISCIGYAYGQKPSPIKRAQTAYIQAGKALRLNQLDQARQQLLLAISYDANFATAYQQLGDILRRQERFIEASTQYTKVLQLDPGLTPLTYFALGESLLFSGKYQEAEHALQSYLQRTTPTSSSQKLIDKYLADCRYALAHIQPQSRILERLENTINTPNDEYFPKLTADNRTIIFTRKTNNQENFYASILTETGWSQAEILVGAINSEDFNEGAHCISPDGKYLFFTGCNWPNGMGSCDIYVSKLENGSWSQPHNLGAPINSKGWEAQPAISADGKTLYFVSNRAGGLGGYDIYSSTLQDNGSWSVPQNLGPQVNSAFDESAPYIHADGRTLYFTSDGWPGFGRKDIFVSRLDSVQQWSTPINMGNAVNDFHDQTSLHVSMNGKIGHLSARDSSGDLDIYSFRVDKPVKPDAVAYVVGNIRDASDNRPLDASIEVINTHTGKNVFRGGSDPTDGTFLATLPIGYNYAFQIQRPGYLFTSLQYALNKPQSTDEKFEIEIRLSAIEKGAVSTLNNIYFAVNQYELLTESTADLQLLVSFLQQNTKLHIEIAGHTDNTGNIQSNQALSERRAASVKTYLESRGIPADRLTAKGYGASKPIADNETDAGRQLNRRTTITITQL, encoded by the coding sequence ATGGCGGATATTAGACATCGCTTATGTATTCTTTTTATAAGTTGTATAGGTTACGCCTACGGTCAAAAACCCTCGCCTATCAAGCGGGCGCAAACAGCTTACATACAAGCGGGCAAGGCACTTCGCTTGAATCAACTTGATCAAGCGCGTCAGCAATTGTTACTAGCCATTAGCTACGATGCCAATTTTGCGACAGCCTATCAGCAGCTGGGTGATATTTTACGAAGACAGGAGCGCTTTATAGAAGCATCTACACAGTACACAAAAGTACTTCAACTAGATCCCGGCCTTACCCCTTTGACCTACTTCGCTTTGGGCGAATCGCTACTCTTTTCGGGAAAATACCAAGAAGCAGAACATGCTTTACAAAGCTATCTGCAGCGAACTACGCCAACAAGCAGCAGTCAAAAGCTGATCGATAAATACCTAGCCGATTGTCGTTATGCTTTAGCACATATCCAGCCGCAAAGCCGTATATTGGAGCGTTTAGAAAACACAATCAACACGCCTAACGACGAGTACTTCCCTAAATTAACCGCCGATAATCGTACCATCATCTTTACAAGAAAGACCAATAATCAGGAAAATTTTTATGCCAGCATCCTAACGGAAACAGGCTGGAGCCAAGCAGAGATACTGGTTGGCGCAATTAACTCCGAAGACTTCAACGAAGGAGCGCACTGTATCTCGCCCGACGGGAAATATCTTTTCTTTACCGGCTGTAATTGGCCAAACGGTATGGGAAGCTGTGATATTTACGTTTCAAAATTGGAAAATGGATCGTGGAGCCAACCCCACAACCTAGGCGCGCCAATCAACAGTAAAGGCTGGGAAGCCCAACCTGCCATTTCTGCCGATGGCAAGACCCTTTATTTCGTCAGCAACCGAGCGGGCGGCCTGGGCGGCTACGACATCTACAGCAGCACGCTGCAAGATAACGGAAGCTGGTCTGTCCCTCAAAATTTAGGACCACAGGTTAACAGCGCGTTTGATGAATCAGCTCCTTACATCCATGCCGACGGCCGCACACTTTATTTTACGTCGGATGGATGGCCAGGATTTGGTCGTAAAGATATTTTCGTTAGCCGACTCGACAGTGTCCAGCAATGGTCCACCCCCATAAACATGGGTAATGCTGTTAACGATTTTCACGACCAAACGTCGCTACATGTCAGTATGAACGGTAAAATCGGTCATCTGTCTGCAAGGGATAGCAGCGGCGATCTTGACATCTACAGCTTTAGAGTCGACAAGCCCGTAAAACCCGACGCCGTCGCATACGTGGTGGGAAACATACGTGATGCAAGCGATAATCGTCCGTTAGACGCCTCTATCGAAGTAATCAATACACATACTGGCAAAAATGTTTTTCGCGGTGGCAGCGATCCAACAGATGGCACCTTTCTCGCCACCTTACCCATAGGCTATAATTATGCGTTTCAGATACAACGCCCTGGTTATCTCTTTACGAGTTTACAATATGCGCTGAACAAACCGCAATCTACCGACGAAAAATTCGAGATCGAAATACGCCTGTCGGCAATAGAAAAAGGTGCTGTTAGCACCTTAAATAATATCTATTTTGCAGTCAATCAATATGAACTCCTGACAGAATCCACCGCAGACCTACAGCTGTTGGTTAGCTTTCTCCAACAAAACACCAAACTCCATATCGAAATAGCAGGCCATACGGACAATACAGGCAATATACAAAGCAACCAGGCGCTCTCAGAGAGACGTGCAGCTTCGGTCAAAACCTACCTTGAAAGTCGAGGTATCCCAGCAGATCGCTTGACAGCCAAAGGGTATGGAGCGAGTAAGCCCATTGCTGACAATGAAACGGATGCTGGCAGACAGTTGAACAGAAGAACTACTATCACCATTACCCAGCTATAA
- a CDS encoding aminotransferase-like domain-containing protein, whose translation MPSPVDIPYRSFIQIDRKSSTPVYLQIANEFIKAIQRNTLSANSKLLGTRALSNLLGTHRNTIVAAYDELAAQGWISIQPNSGAYVSAALPIDEKRKINKATYPAATGFSFKQSLLLDSPYEQGNFQYILNDGTPDIRLTQIDDLSRIYSSTIKRKGNRRKMDYYNQEGSEYFKEQLLAYLHLSRGLHVSSTNVLITRSTEMSLFIISEILLKPNDKVVVAELSYFSANMIFQKNGASIQTIPIDDEGMDTDSLARLCEHMSIRMVYVSAQHHYPTTVTLSAKRRIALLALAEKYGFAIVEDDQDYDFHYNKQPMLPIATADTKGMVIYVSSFGKSLVPGFRTGFIVAPENLMLEMRKHLGIIDRQGDVLMEQALGEMIEEGVIHRHLKKSLKIYKERRDQMAELLQHDFSSYLHTNIPTGGLAFWLEFKVPINLLKLSRDCAQKGLFLPKTNLYQSKRITGMRIGFGNLNSEELSRSLFLLKSSLDSLN comes from the coding sequence ATGCCTAGTCCGGTTGATATTCCCTATCGTAGTTTTATTCAAATCGACAGAAAGTCGAGCACGCCGGTCTACCTGCAGATAGCCAACGAGTTTATCAAAGCGATTCAACGAAACACTCTTTCTGCGAATAGCAAGCTTCTAGGGACGCGTGCACTCAGTAACCTGTTGGGTACACACCGCAATACGATCGTTGCTGCTTATGACGAATTGGCTGCTCAAGGTTGGATCAGCATACAACCTAACAGCGGAGCCTACGTATCCGCAGCATTACCTATTGATGAAAAACGGAAGATCAATAAAGCTACTTATCCCGCGGCTACCGGATTTAGCTTTAAGCAATCTCTCCTGTTAGACAGTCCTTACGAACAGGGGAATTTTCAGTACATCCTCAATGACGGCACACCAGATATCCGTTTGACACAAATTGACGATCTTTCCCGTATCTATAGCTCCACCATAAAACGAAAAGGCAATCGCCGAAAGATGGACTACTATAATCAAGAAGGCAGCGAATACTTTAAAGAACAACTGCTGGCTTACCTACATCTTTCACGTGGACTTCACGTGTCTTCGACAAATGTATTGATCACGCGCAGTACGGAGATGAGTCTTTTTATCATCTCGGAGATTCTCCTCAAACCGAATGACAAGGTTGTGGTCGCTGAATTGAGCTATTTCTCCGCCAACATGATTTTCCAAAAGAACGGCGCCAGCATCCAGACGATACCAATAGATGATGAAGGCATGGATACCGATTCCCTAGCGCGGCTCTGCGAACACATGTCAATCAGGATGGTTTACGTCAGCGCGCAGCATCATTACCCTACGACTGTCACCCTAAGTGCTAAAAGAAGGATAGCGTTATTGGCACTTGCGGAAAAATATGGTTTTGCCATTGTAGAGGATGATCAAGATTACGATTTCCACTATAATAAACAGCCGATGTTACCTATCGCCACGGCCGATACGAAAGGAATGGTAATCTATGTAAGTTCCTTCGGAAAGTCATTGGTGCCAGGATTCCGTACCGGTTTTATCGTTGCACCGGAAAATTTGATGTTGGAAATGCGTAAACATTTAGGGATTATCGATCGACAGGGCGATGTGTTGATGGAACAAGCTTTGGGCGAAATGATCGAAGAAGGTGTGATACATAGGCACCTTAAAAAATCATTGAAGATATATAAAGAAAGAAGAGATCAAATGGCAGAGCTGTTGCAGCATGATTTCTCATCGTATCTACATACAAACATCCCTACTGGGGGGCTAGCATTTTGGCTAGAATTCAAGGTTCCAATCAATTTATTAAAACTCAGCAGAGATTGTGCTCAAAAAGGCCTATTCTTACCAAAAACCAACTTATACCAAAGTAAACGGATTACCGGAATGCGGATAGGCTTTGGAAATCTCAACAGTGAAGAGCTTTCAAGAAGCTTGTTCTTACTGAAAAGTAGCTTGGACAGCTTGAATTAA
- a CDS encoding Gfo/Idh/MocA family protein, giving the protein MDKIKVLVVGCGNMGASHATAYHHMDQFEIVGLVSRGDSKNQVNTLLQSNYPVFDDYDAALRVSLPDAVCISTYPDTHEEYCVKAFAAGAHVFVEKPVADSVAGAERVVAAAKRYKRKLVVGYILRHHPSWIKFIEKGRGLGTPLVFRMNLNQQSHGYMWDVHRNLMKSLSPIVDCGVHYIDVMCQMTDARPVQVSAIGARLTDDIPTNNYNYGQLQIRFDDGSVGWYEAGWGPMMSETAFFVKDVIGPKGSVSIVAKNAAGTGKSDSVAAHTQTESIRVHYADVDERNRFNKEDEWIDLHDEPDHQELCNREQRFFYRAIVEDLDLTKSMEDALNSLRIAFACDESVRTGAVVGL; this is encoded by the coding sequence ATGGATAAGATTAAGGTTTTGGTTGTGGGCTGCGGAAATATGGGCGCATCCCACGCTACGGCATATCATCATATGGATCAATTTGAGATCGTAGGATTGGTGTCTAGGGGCGATAGTAAAAATCAGGTTAACACATTGTTGCAATCGAACTATCCGGTTTTCGACGATTATGACGCGGCCTTGCGTGTAAGTTTGCCCGATGCGGTGTGTATATCGACCTATCCGGATACCCACGAGGAATACTGCGTAAAAGCATTTGCCGCCGGTGCTCATGTGTTTGTGGAGAAGCCCGTAGCTGATAGTGTCGCTGGGGCGGAACGCGTGGTTGCTGCCGCAAAGCGGTACAAACGCAAGTTGGTGGTTGGTTACATCTTGCGTCACCATCCATCTTGGATTAAATTTATCGAAAAGGGAAGAGGGCTAGGCACGCCCTTGGTGTTTCGTATGAACCTAAACCAGCAAAGTCATGGATACATGTGGGACGTGCATCGTAATTTGATGAAAAGCCTGAGTCCTATTGTGGATTGCGGTGTTCACTATATTGATGTGATGTGTCAAATGACCGATGCGCGGCCGGTACAGGTGTCTGCAATAGGCGCGCGCCTGACGGATGATATCCCGACCAATAACTACAACTACGGGCAATTGCAGATTCGTTTTGATGATGGCTCCGTGGGATGGTATGAAGCTGGTTGGGGACCGATGATGAGCGAAACGGCATTTTTCGTGAAAGACGTGATCGGCCCTAAAGGTTCTGTCTCTATCGTTGCCAAGAATGCAGCAGGAACAGGGAAGTCCGATTCCGTAGCTGCCCATACGCAAACAGAATCAATCCGGGTGCATTATGCAGACGTCGATGAAAGAAACCGTTTTAATAAAGAAGATGAGTGGATCGACCTTCACGACGAGCCCGATCACCAAGAACTGTGCAATAGAGAACAACGATTTTTTTACCGCGCTATTGTAGAAGATCTGGATCTGACGAAGTCCATGGAAGATGCACTAAATAGCCTACGCATTGCATTCGCTTGTGATGAGTCTGTGCGCACGGGGGCGGTAGTAGGCTTATAG
- a CDS encoding DUF3060 domain-containing protein, which yields MRIFAIFLLNFVCVGTFMVQASSKQSNELNPPKNDLIIIYSHGKVVKVEGMKIEKTISTVGDETLQIAGSNNIVYAKGGLKNVIINGMNNEVYVDKISSVTIDGGNNTVQYKLSATKSGKPSISSKGGNNDILKTK from the coding sequence ATGAGAATCTTCGCAATTTTTCTACTAAACTTCGTTTGTGTTGGAACTTTTATGGTTCAAGCATCATCTAAGCAATCTAATGAGTTAAATCCGCCTAAAAATGACTTGATCATTATCTATAGCCACGGCAAAGTAGTCAAGGTGGAGGGAATGAAGATTGAAAAGACCATTTCTACGGTAGGGGATGAGACTTTACAGATCGCTGGATCAAACAATATCGTGTATGCAAAAGGGGGATTGAAAAATGTTATTATTAATGGCATGAATAATGAGGTTTATGTCGACAAGATTAGCTCAGTAACCATTGATGGTGGTAATAATACCGTACAATACAAGTTGTCGGCAACGAAATCAGGCAAACCTTCGATTAGTAGTAAAGGTGGAAACAACGATATTTTAAAAACCAAATAG